Sequence from the Pedobacter sp. D749 genome:
CTGGAGTCCATCAACCAATGGTAAAGCTATTACTGCAGAAGCGATTATCCTTCCAGAAATTACCGATTCAGTATCCTTTCAGAAATGGTTACCCAATGTAAAAGGTAAAATTGTTTTAATTTCCATGAATCAACTTTCTGGCCGACCAGAAAAAAACTGGGAAGAATTTGCTACGAAAGACCTTTTCGAAAAGTTTAAAAAAGAAAAAACTGATGCTACTAAAGCATGGGCCGCAAGCCTTGCTAAAACCGGTTTAACCGCCAAAATCCTTCCTGTAGCTTTAGAAAATGCAGGTGCTGTGGCTGTAGTAATCAATAATTGGTCGCAGGGTTTTGGCGTAGATAAGATTTTTGGCGCAAATACCACAAAAGTGCCAACTTTAGATTTATCTGTCGAAGATTATGGCCTGGTTTATCGTTTGGCTTTAAATGGCGACAAACCTAAGCTTAAAATCGAGGCAGACTCTAAAAAATTAGGTACTGTACCTACTTTTAATACTATCGCAGAAATTAAAGGCACACAAAAGCCAAATGAATATGTGATGCTTTCGGCACACTTCGATTCGTGGGATGGCGCAAGCGGCGCTACCGATAATGGTTCTGGCACCATCCTAATGATGGAAGCCATGCGCATTTTAAAGAAAATCTATCCTAATCCAAAACGCACCATTTTGGTTGGCCATTGGGGAAGTGAAGAGCAGGGTTTAAATGGTTCAAGAGCTTTTGTAGAAGATCATCCGGAGATTGTAAACAACCTCCAGGCCTTGTTTAACCAGGATAACGGAACAGGCCGCGTGGTTAACATTGGCGGACAAGGCTTTGCTAAATCAAAGGATTACATCACCCGTTGGTTGGCCGCAGTACCGGATACGATTAAAAACCAGATCAAAACCAGTTTCCCTGGAACACCGGGCGCAGGTGGGTCAGATTTTGCTTCATTTGTAGCTGCCGGGGCATTAGGTTATTCATTAAGTTCTACCAGTTGGGATTATGGAACATATACCTGGCACACCAATCGCGACAGTTATGATAAGTTGGTTTTCGATGAAATTAGAAGCAATGTGATTTTAGCTACCATTATGGTTTATATGGCTTCAGAAGATCCTGAAAAAACCTCAACCGAAAAAGCAACAGATTTACCGGTTAACGAACGTACCGGAAAACCATCTACCTGGCCGGTACAAACGAAATCGAACAGAAAAGGTGGGTTATAGATAAAGAATTTGAATATAATTTAAAGGAGCATTTGGAAACAGATGCTCTTTTTTGTTTCCTCGATTCGTCATTTCGAGCGGAGTGCAACGCAGTCGAGAACCACGTAGTGCTCAGCTAAGCTAAATCTATTGAGGTAGATCTCTCCATTCCACTGCGTTCCAGTCGAGATGACGATACTTTTGATTGACATCAATGCCTACTCCTCTTTCTTCTGAAACTTGTAAAACAAATACCCTAAAAAAGGTAAAATCAATACACTTCCCAATAAAAGTGCTAAGCCCAAACTGTAAATAGTTTTTTCTGGTCCAGCTGTTTCCAATAGCGAGATTGCATCTCCGCTTTTTAAACGGATAAAGTTTGGAAAGTGGGCATAACTAATTGCCAGGAGAATCATCGTCACCTGGAAGCCCGCTAAAATGCGTAAAACCTTGGTTTTACCTTTAATCAGCAGATACCATAACAATATCAGCGATAAACTCGCCAAAACAATGGCCGATAAACCCACATTACTTTTAAAAACCCAGTCGGTTAATGGAATTTTATCTCTTTGGGCTGCAATAAAAACCATGGCACCAAAAACTACTGCAGCAACATTCATAAA
This genomic interval carries:
- a CDS encoding M20/M25/M40 family metallo-hydrolase, with translation MNKKLLFSTLFLCASVNVFAQDRKVIDNIVKEVNENSQLEKLAHELLDVVGPRLVGSPQMKQANDWAVKKYSDWGISAKNEKWGEWAGWERGITHIDLVSPRVRTLEGTQLAWSPSTNGKAITAEAIILPEITDSVSFQKWLPNVKGKIVLISMNQLSGRPEKNWEEFATKDLFEKFKKEKTDATKAWAASLAKTGLTAKILPVALENAGAVAVVINNWSQGFGVDKIFGANTTKVPTLDLSVEDYGLVYRLALNGDKPKLKIEADSKKLGTVPTFNTIAEIKGTQKPNEYVMLSAHFDSWDGASGATDNGSGTILMMEAMRILKKIYPNPKRTILVGHWGSEEQGLNGSRAFVEDHPEIVNNLQALFNQDNGTGRVVNIGGQGFAKSKDYITRWLAAVPDTIKNQIKTSFPGTPGAGGSDFASFVAAGALGYSLSSTSWDYGTYTWHTNRDSYDKLVFDEIRSNVILATIMVYMASEDPEKTSTEKATDLPVNERTGKPSTWPVQTKSNRKGGL